The following proteins are encoded in a genomic region of Actinomadura sp. NAK00032:
- a CDS encoding CoA pyrophosphatase — protein sequence MTETAPNTPDWLARFRAEGPRVPVPPMFRPAPGARAAAVLILFGDGPDGPDVLLTERAATLNKHAGQPAFPGGRIDPEDDGPVAAALREAWEEAGVEPSGVDVLCTLPELYLPHSEHRVTPVAGWWREPSEIAPGHPGEVALVARVPIGELVDPANRLMIRHPSGTRLGPAFRVRDMLVWGFTAALLIQVLDAGGWNRPWDMSHVEDLPPRDVDLAARE from the coding sequence GTGACCGAGACCGCCCCCAACACTCCCGACTGGCTCGCCCGCTTCCGCGCGGAAGGCCCCCGGGTGCCGGTGCCGCCGATGTTCCGGCCCGCGCCGGGCGCCCGCGCCGCCGCCGTCCTGATCCTGTTCGGCGACGGCCCCGACGGCCCCGACGTGCTGCTCACCGAGCGCGCCGCCACGCTGAACAAGCACGCCGGGCAGCCCGCGTTCCCCGGCGGCCGCATCGACCCCGAGGACGACGGCCCGGTCGCGGCCGCGCTGCGCGAGGCGTGGGAGGAGGCGGGCGTCGAACCGTCCGGCGTGGACGTCCTGTGCACGCTGCCCGAGCTGTACCTGCCCCACAGCGAGCACCGCGTCACGCCCGTCGCCGGCTGGTGGCGCGAGCCGTCGGAGATCGCCCCCGGCCACCCCGGCGAGGTCGCGCTGGTCGCGCGCGTCCCGATCGGCGAGCTGGTCGACCCGGCGAACCGGCTGATGATCCGGCACCCGTCCGGGACCAGGCTCGGGCCCGCGTTCCGCGTCCGCGACATGCTCGTCTGGGGTTTCACGGCCGCGCTGCTCATCCAGGTGCTGGACGCCGGGGGCTGGAACCGGCCGTGGGACATGTCTCATGTCGAGGACCTGCCGCCCCGGGACGTGGACCTCGCCGCGCGCGAGTGA
- the nth gene encoding endonuclease III, with protein MATEATPKARARKWKDETRLGLVRRARRINRILAETYPDAHCELNFGSPFQLLVATVLSAQTTDMRVNLTTPELFAKYPTPEDLAAADPEDVEAILKPTGFFRAKTKSVMGLSAALRDQFDGEVPGRLEDLVKLPGVGRKTANVVLGNAFDVPGITVDTHFGRLARRFRWTAEDDPVKVEQEIGELIPRKDWTMLSHRLIWHGRRICHARRPACGACPLARLCPSFGEGPTDEETARKLVKPGPFS; from the coding sequence ATGGCGACGGAGGCGACCCCGAAGGCGCGTGCTCGGAAGTGGAAGGACGAGACGAGGCTCGGGCTCGTCCGGCGGGCGCGCCGGATCAACCGGATCCTGGCCGAGACCTACCCGGACGCGCACTGCGAGCTGAACTTCGGCAGCCCGTTCCAGCTCCTCGTGGCAACCGTCCTGTCCGCGCAGACCACCGATATGCGGGTCAACCTGACGACGCCGGAACTGTTCGCCAAGTACCCCACCCCGGAAGACCTCGCCGCGGCCGACCCGGAGGACGTCGAGGCGATCCTGAAGCCCACCGGGTTCTTCCGCGCCAAGACCAAGTCGGTGATGGGGCTGTCCGCGGCACTGCGCGACCAGTTCGACGGCGAGGTCCCAGGGCGGCTCGAAGACCTCGTCAAGCTGCCCGGTGTCGGACGCAAGACGGCCAACGTCGTCCTGGGGAACGCGTTCGACGTCCCCGGAATCACCGTCGACACCCACTTCGGCCGCCTCGCACGGCGGTTCCGCTGGACGGCCGAAGACGACCCTGTGAAGGTCGAGCAGGAGATCGGCGAACTGATCCCGCGCAAGGACTGGACGATGCTGTCCCACAGGCTCATCTGGCACGGCCGCAGGATCTGCCATGCCCGCCGTCCGGCCTGTGGTGCGTGCCCGCTCGCGCGGCTCTGCCCGTCCTTCGGCGAAGGGCCGACCGACGAGGAGACCGCCCGCAAGCTCGTCAAGCCCGGCCCGTTCTCATGA
- a CDS encoding CdaR family transcriptional regulator, with protein sequence MSDLSQVVLLPVRRIELDLSFEGAARIAEDLRDHVPGIAAEAVRRIEQRLPEFVRPHDPRYAKAMVLGVECAIGHFLELMADPGASSAEVVEFWRQIGVGEASEGRTLDAWQAATRIGTGLAVEQLTECAERLGHRTSPANIAAIANAALDYLNQVAAIVAEGHADAAARAAGARQEHRRRLLELLLGEASAQELRGPAREADWALPRTVAAVALREHGSDARHPALPPDVLLGLHLAEPCLIVPDPEGPGRARMLERHLHGWTAAIGPAVAPADAGTSLRPAREALGLACQGLITAPSPVVAERHMPIIVMMRERVLVEKVMDRRLAPLLRARPAQRYRLAETLLTCLECGFNATEVSGHLHLHPQTVRYRLRQLEDLFGDALHTTSDRLELHMALRAWLALNAEPAAARDDLSYG encoded by the coding sequence ATGTCCGACCTCAGCCAGGTGGTCCTGCTGCCGGTGCGCCGGATCGAGCTCGACCTGTCGTTCGAGGGGGCCGCCCGGATCGCCGAGGATCTCCGTGACCATGTGCCGGGCATCGCCGCCGAGGCGGTGCGGCGGATCGAGCAGCGGCTGCCGGAGTTCGTGCGGCCGCACGACCCCCGGTACGCCAAGGCGATGGTGCTGGGCGTCGAGTGCGCCATCGGCCATTTCCTGGAGCTGATGGCCGATCCCGGGGCGTCGTCGGCGGAGGTGGTCGAGTTCTGGCGGCAGATCGGCGTCGGGGAGGCCAGCGAGGGGCGGACGCTGGACGCGTGGCAGGCGGCGACGCGGATCGGGACGGGCCTCGCGGTGGAGCAGCTCACCGAGTGCGCCGAGCGGCTCGGGCACCGGACGAGCCCGGCCAACATCGCGGCCATCGCCAACGCGGCCCTCGACTACCTGAACCAGGTGGCGGCGATCGTCGCCGAGGGCCACGCGGACGCCGCCGCCCGCGCCGCGGGGGCGCGCCAGGAGCACCGGCGGCGGCTGCTGGAGCTGCTGCTGGGCGAGGCGTCCGCGCAGGAGCTGCGCGGTCCGGCGCGGGAGGCGGACTGGGCGCTGCCCCGCACCGTCGCCGCCGTCGCGCTCCGCGAGCACGGGTCCGACGCGCGGCATCCGGCGCTGCCGCCGGACGTCCTGCTGGGCCTGCACCTGGCGGAGCCGTGCCTGATCGTCCCCGACCCGGAGGGCCCCGGCCGTGCCCGGATGCTGGAGCGGCACCTGCACGGCTGGACGGCGGCGATCGGCCCGGCGGTCGCGCCGGCCGACGCGGGCACGTCGCTGCGGCCGGCGCGCGAGGCACTGGGGCTGGCCTGCCAGGGGCTGATCACCGCCCCCTCGCCGGTGGTCGCCGAGCGGCACATGCCGATCATCGTGATGATGCGGGAGCGGGTGCTGGTCGAGAAGGTGATGGACCGGCGGCTCGCGCCGCTGCTGCGCGCCCGCCCGGCGCAGCGCTACCGGCTGGCCGAGACGCTGCTGACCTGCCTGGAGTGCGGCTTCAACGCCACGGAGGTGTCGGGTCACCTGCATCTGCACCCGCAGACCGTCCGGTACCGGCTGCGGCAGCTGGAGGACCTGTTCGGCGACGCGCTCCACACCACGTCGGACCGTCTGGAACTGCACATGGCGCTGCGTGCATGGCTCGCCCTCAACGCCGAACCCGCCGCCGCGCGGGACGACCTCAGCTACGGGTAA
- a CDS encoding sigma-70 family RNA polymerase sigma factor: MVVAGVEARPDADLLAAAADGDEHASEELFRRHHTAVLRYARGLVRDQHLAEDLTSEAFTRTFAAMRQGHGPRDACRPYLYTVVRNTATDWARGDRRTVVTDEVADWASVPEDDPPPDVDELDALVRAFRSLPERWQTVLWYTVIEDEPIAQVADLLGMEKGAVSQLSFRAREGLRQAFLAASAGGRPECAEFTAQLAANVRRPGRRRTRALRRHLESCDECRRASKEMTDLNGRLRRALPIGAVLLGAPSAPFSPLAPFGSAASGAGWALPAAVAGGIATGLAIILFSTGGDGAQAPPEVVRSSTAPAPQTPVAPQDVQSSDYAAATRTPGRSGTAPGAGATPGAATGAGPYRVRNTTLQSCLAPSGTAVVQRSCSDSTTGWKRQNSGGGFTLTSSSTGQCMARGEASAGVPWEGGSEYSVVMAPCGGAHQVWTMARTAPSVYRLSNGEGYYLQASWSGLKPVSLKPSSYAGMAAQGWAIEGTG; encoded by the coding sequence GTGGTGGTAGCGGGCGTGGAGGCGCGGCCGGACGCCGACCTTCTGGCGGCAGCCGCGGACGGTGACGAGCACGCGTCTGAGGAGCTGTTCCGGCGGCACCACACGGCCGTGCTGAGGTACGCGCGGGGGTTAGTCAGGGACCAGCACCTCGCGGAGGACCTCACCAGCGAGGCGTTCACCCGCACGTTCGCGGCGATGCGCCAGGGGCACGGGCCGCGTGACGCCTGTAGGCCCTACCTCTACACGGTGGTCCGGAACACGGCCACCGACTGGGCACGCGGTGACCGCCGCACCGTCGTGACCGACGAGGTCGCCGACTGGGCCTCCGTCCCCGAAGACGACCCTCCGCCGGACGTCGACGAGCTGGACGCGCTCGTGCGCGCCTTCCGCTCCCTGCCCGAGCGGTGGCAGACCGTCCTCTGGTACACGGTCATCGAGGACGAGCCCATCGCGCAGGTCGCGGACCTGCTCGGCATGGAGAAGGGAGCGGTCTCCCAACTGTCGTTCCGCGCGCGCGAGGGGCTTCGCCAGGCGTTCCTCGCCGCGAGCGCGGGAGGACGTCCCGAATGCGCGGAGTTCACCGCCCAGCTCGCCGCGAACGTCCGCCGCCCAGGTCGGCGCCGTACACGTGCGCTGCGCCGGCACCTGGAGTCGTGCGATGAATGCAGGCGCGCGTCCAAGGAGATGACCGATCTCAACGGGCGGCTGCGGCGCGCTCTGCCCATCGGTGCCGTGCTGTTGGGCGCGCCTTCGGCACCGTTCAGCCCGCTCGCTCCATTCGGCTCGGCGGCGTCCGGGGCGGGGTGGGCACTGCCCGCCGCCGTGGCGGGCGGCATCGCGACCGGGCTCGCGATCATCCTGTTCAGTACGGGAGGGGACGGCGCCCAGGCGCCCCCAGAGGTCGTCCGGTCGTCCACTGCGCCTGCCCCGCAGACTCCTGTGGCGCCGCAGGACGTCCAGAGTTCCGACTACGCCGCCGCAACACGAACCCCTGGACGGAGCGGCACCGCCCCTGGCGCAGGCGCTACCCCCGGTGCGGCAACGGGTGCGGGCCCTTACCGGGTGCGCAACACGACGCTGCAATCGTGCCTGGCGCCGAGCGGCACGGCGGTGGTGCAGCGTTCCTGCTCCGACTCCACCACCGGCTGGAAGCGCCAGAACAGCGGGGGCGGTTTCACGCTGACGAGCTCCTCCACCGGGCAGTGCATGGCCCGGGGCGAGGCGTCGGCGGGCGTCCCCTGGGAGGGCGGCAGCGAGTACTCGGTGGTCATGGCGCCCTGCGGCGGCGCGCACCAGGTCTGGACGATGGCGCGCACCGCGCCGTCGGTCTACCGGCTCAGCAACGGTGAGGGCTACTACCTCCAGGCAAGTTGGTCCGGGCTGAAACCGGTGTCGCTGAAGCCCTCCTCCTACGCGGGTATGGCCGCCCAGGGGTGGGCCATCGAGGGCACTGGCTGA
- a CDS encoding SDR family NAD(P)-dependent oxidoreductase, with the protein MILDSSRWDRSPWPATLAGRRVLITGAARGIGAALAARLHGRGARVALAGLEPDLLASVAADCGDAPWWTCDVTDRGRVEEVVNSAVQELGGLDVVVANAGVAAQMPIIGGDPSVLEQSLRVNVLGVYNTLRAAGPHISHERGYALAVASLAAAVQAPLLGAYSASKAAVEAMGNTLRSELKPWGAKAGVAYFAELDTDMTQRGFSTEAASALTSARSSTSFVSKVTPLRVGIDALERGIARRSKRVVAPWWVGGVLPVRMLAQPLVDRAVQHDLRRILDVARKEQVELTTPQPDSRR; encoded by the coding sequence ATGATCCTTGATTCCTCCCGGTGGGACAGGTCCCCGTGGCCGGCGACCCTCGCCGGACGGCGCGTGCTGATCACCGGCGCGGCGCGGGGCATCGGCGCGGCCCTCGCCGCCAGGCTGCACGGACGTGGCGCGCGCGTAGCGCTCGCCGGACTCGAACCCGACCTGCTCGCCTCCGTCGCCGCCGACTGCGGGGACGCCCCCTGGTGGACGTGCGACGTGACCGACCGCGGCAGGGTCGAGGAGGTCGTGAACAGCGCGGTGCAAGAGCTGGGCGGCCTCGACGTGGTCGTCGCCAACGCCGGTGTGGCCGCGCAGATGCCCATCATCGGCGGCGACCCGTCCGTCCTGGAGCAGAGCCTTAGGGTGAACGTGCTCGGCGTCTACAACACCCTTCGTGCTGCCGGACCCCACATCAGCCACGAGCGTGGCTACGCGCTGGCCGTGGCGTCCCTTGCCGCAGCCGTCCAGGCGCCTTTGCTGGGTGCGTATAGCGCGTCCAAGGCGGCGGTGGAGGCGATGGGCAACACGCTCAGGTCCGAACTGAAGCCGTGGGGTGCGAAGGCAGGCGTGGCCTACTTCGCCGAACTCGACACCGACATGACGCAGCGGGGCTTCAGCACCGAGGCCGCGTCCGCCCTGACGAGCGCGAGGTCGTCGACCAGCTTCGTCTCGAAGGTCACGCCGCTGCGGGTCGGCATCGACGCGCTGGAGCGCGGGATCGCGCGCCGTTCCAAGCGCGTCGTGGCCCCCTGGTGGGTCGGCGGCGTCCTGCCGGTCCGGATGCTCGCGCAGCCCCTGGTCGACCGCGCCGTCCAGCACGACCTGCGCCGCATCCTGGACGTCGCGCGCAAGGAGCAGGTCGAACTGACCACGCCGCAACCGGACTCCAGACGGTGA
- a CDS encoding carboxymuconolactone decarboxylase family protein: MTAPRATPGGLRDVGALNWAFCQAAGLVAGTNPPNLFLTLARRRGLFRGWLGFAGRLMPGGTLPRRETELVILRVAHLRDCRYEFDHHVRLGRRTGVRAPDVERVKAGPSAAGWTPREQAILTAADRLHTERDLDDETWTRLRTHLTEGECVELTMLAGHYEMLATAITALRVQPDVPRRGPRPRRPGGR, translated from the coding sequence GTGACCGCGCCGCGCGCCACGCCCGGCGGGCTCCGCGACGTCGGCGCACTGAACTGGGCCTTCTGCCAGGCCGCGGGTCTCGTCGCCGGGACGAACCCGCCCAACCTCTTCCTGACCCTCGCGCGCCGCCGCGGCCTGTTCCGCGGCTGGCTGGGGTTCGCCGGACGGCTCATGCCCGGCGGCACCCTGCCCCGCCGCGAGACCGAACTGGTGATCCTCCGCGTCGCGCACCTGCGCGACTGCCGCTACGAGTTCGACCACCACGTCCGCCTGGGGCGCCGCACCGGCGTCCGCGCGCCGGACGTCGAGCGCGTCAAGGCCGGGCCGTCCGCCGCCGGCTGGACGCCCCGCGAGCAGGCGATCCTCACCGCCGCCGACCGGCTGCACACCGAGCGGGACCTGGACGACGAGACCTGGACGCGGCTCCGCACCCACCTCACCGAGGGGGAGTGCGTCGAGCTGACCATGCTCGCCGGCCACTACGAGATGCTCGCCACCGCGATCACCGCCCTCCGCGTCCAGCCCGACGTGCCCCGCCGAGGCCCGCGCCCCCGCCGCCCCGGAGGCCGCTGA
- a CDS encoding alpha/beta hydrolase family protein, translating to MTASAGLTVPARAAESGVRFSDGGGIQVVNVRRVDDRQYAVKVRTAALGRAVDVRILLPDGYESRASARYPVLYLFHGTSGRAADWVERGDAAKTTAGRPLITVMPDAGFDGNGGGWFTDWADPGTKLGPSKWETFHVGQLIPWIDRNLRTVARRDGRAVAGLSQGGFGAMSYAARHPELFVSAASFSGAPDISSNPVTAAGATAVVSYIAVALNGVGPDAIFGSRLTDDINWRGHDPAGLASNLRGMRLALYTATGLPGPLDPPAPDPAAIGIEALTHASTVSFHQRLEGLKIPSRYTDYVFGTHIFPYWARDLRQHIGPLMRTFAAPPPPPAKTSYRSIDRSWTQWGWTVALDRRKAREFSALSDASKTGFTLRAAGAATVTTPAAYRPGTRVTIRVTQGWTHRVIKTTAGPRGRLTITLPRAHGVATTRVSITTPQTAG from the coding sequence GTGACGGCCTCGGCCGGGCTGACCGTCCCGGCGCGGGCTGCGGAGAGCGGCGTCCGGTTCTCCGACGGCGGCGGCATCCAGGTCGTGAACGTGCGGCGCGTCGACGACCGGCAGTACGCGGTCAAGGTCCGCACGGCCGCGCTGGGACGGGCCGTGGACGTCCGCATCCTGCTGCCGGACGGCTACGAGAGCCGGGCGAGCGCACGCTACCCCGTCCTCTACCTGTTCCACGGGACGTCCGGACGGGCCGCCGACTGGGTCGAGAGGGGCGATGCCGCGAAGACCACCGCCGGACGGCCGCTCATCACCGTCATGCCGGACGCGGGCTTCGACGGCAACGGCGGCGGCTGGTTCACCGACTGGGCCGATCCGGGCACGAAGCTCGGGCCGTCCAAGTGGGAGACCTTCCATGTCGGCCAGCTGATCCCGTGGATCGACCGCAACCTGCGCACCGTCGCCCGCCGCGACGGGCGGGCCGTCGCGGGCCTGTCGCAGGGCGGGTTCGGCGCGATGAGCTACGCCGCCCGGCATCCCGAGCTGTTCGTGTCCGCCGCGTCGTTCTCCGGCGCGCCCGACATCTCCTCCAACCCCGTGACGGCGGCCGGCGCGACCGCCGTCGTCTCCTACATCGCGGTCGCCCTCAACGGGGTGGGCCCGGACGCGATCTTCGGCTCCCGGCTCACCGACGACATCAACTGGCGCGGCCACGACCCCGCCGGTCTCGCGTCCAACCTGCGCGGCATGCGGCTCGCGCTCTACACCGCCACCGGCCTGCCGGGGCCGCTCGACCCGCCGGCGCCGGACCCCGCCGCGATCGGCATCGAGGCCCTCACGCACGCCTCGACGGTCAGCTTCCACCAGCGGCTGGAGGGGCTGAAGATCCCCAGCCGGTACACCGACTACGTGTTCGGCACCCACATCTTCCCGTACTGGGCGCGCGACCTGCGGCAGCACATCGGCCCGCTGATGCGGACGTTCGCCGCCCCGCCCCCGCCGCCCGCGAAGACCTCCTACCGGTCGATCGACCGGAGCTGGACGCAATGGGGCTGGACGGTCGCCCTCGACCGGCGCAAGGCGCGGGAGTTCAGCGCGCTCTCCGACGCGTCCAAGACGGGCTTCACCTTGCGCGCCGCCGGGGCCGCCACGGTCACGACACCCGCGGCTTACCGTCCGGGTACACGCGTCACCATCCGCGTGACACAGGGGTGGACGCACCGCGTCATCAAGACGACCGCCGGGCCGCGCGGGCGGCTCACCATCACGCTCCCGCGCGCACACGGCGTCGCCACCACGCGCGTGAGCATCACCACACCTCAGACGGCCGGATAG
- a CDS encoding TetR/AcrR family transcriptional regulator produces the protein MAAAMLDKGYVATSVEDVLKRARVSRQSFYGLFSSKLDCFMAAFDKAGEVLMHRLEGAVGAAAAAGGGEGDAATRFERAVTAYLEALSSEPGYARLFLVEVYAAGPEAIQRRADIQGALVGALTGLMGVTTPAGEFACRVIVAAVSSMVTPAIASGDMEALKAIGPPITEHVRLLVRSGVLEV, from the coding sequence ATGGCCGCGGCGATGCTGGATAAAGGGTACGTCGCTACATCGGTTGAGGATGTCCTCAAACGGGCGCGAGTGTCGCGGCAGAGCTTCTACGGGCTGTTCTCGTCCAAGCTCGACTGCTTCATGGCGGCCTTCGACAAGGCGGGCGAGGTGCTCATGCACCGCCTGGAGGGCGCCGTGGGCGCCGCCGCCGCGGCGGGCGGGGGCGAAGGCGACGCGGCGACCCGGTTCGAGCGCGCCGTCACCGCGTACCTGGAGGCGCTGTCGTCAGAGCCGGGGTACGCGCGCCTGTTCCTGGTGGAGGTGTACGCGGCCGGTCCGGAGGCCATCCAGCGGCGTGCCGACATACAGGGCGCCCTTGTCGGCGCCTTGACCGGGCTCATGGGCGTCACCACTCCGGCGGGCGAGTTCGCGTGCAGGGTCATCGTGGCGGCGGTGAGCTCGATGGTGACGCCGGCGATCGCGAGCGGCGACATGGAGGCGCTGAAGGCGATCGGCCCCCCGATCACCGAGCACGTGCGCCTCCTCGTCCGGTCGGGCGTCCTGGAGGTCTGA
- a CDS encoding Crp/Fnr family transcriptional regulator, protein MTDRDVDVLSRAPLFEALDEQGAKALRANVTEVRLARGQTLFNEGETGDRLYVVLEGKIKLTRTAPDGRENLLSVLGPSEMFGELSLFDPRPRTASAIAVTECRLAGLGHDDLRPWLTGHPEVAVQLLRALAQRLRKTNDVMADLVFTDVPGRVAKALLDLAERFGQPSEAGLHVHHDLTQEELAQLVGASRETVNKALADFAQRNWLRIEARAVVILDIERLRKRSK, encoded by the coding sequence GTGACCGATCGCGACGTGGACGTTCTGAGCAGAGCCCCGCTCTTCGAGGCCCTCGACGAGCAGGGCGCCAAGGCGCTGCGCGCCAACGTGACCGAGGTGCGTCTCGCGCGCGGTCAGACACTGTTCAACGAGGGCGAGACGGGAGACCGGCTGTACGTCGTCCTCGAAGGCAAGATCAAGCTGACCCGGACGGCGCCGGACGGCCGGGAGAACCTGCTGAGCGTGCTCGGCCCGAGCGAGATGTTCGGCGAGCTGTCGCTGTTCGACCCGCGCCCGCGCACCGCCAGCGCGATCGCGGTCACCGAGTGCCGCCTCGCCGGGCTCGGCCACGACGACCTGCGGCCCTGGCTCACCGGGCACCCCGAGGTCGCCGTCCAGCTGCTCCGCGCCCTGGCGCAGCGGCTCCGCAAGACCAACGACGTGATGGCCGACCTGGTCTTCACCGACGTCCCCGGGCGCGTCGCCAAGGCGCTGCTCGACCTGGCCGAGCGGTTCGGCCAGCCGTCGGAGGCCGGGCTGCACGTCCACCACGACCTCACCCAGGAGGAACTGGCGCAGCTCGTCGGCGCCTCCCGCGAGACCGTGAACAAGGCGCTCGCCGACTTCGCCCAGCGCAACTGGCTGCGCATCGAGGCGCGTGCCGTCGTCATCCTCGACATCGAACGCCTCCGCAAGCGCTCCAAGTAG
- a CDS encoding MBL fold metallo-hydrolase gives MPRSQAVMWRLAGTSALRHLDRLGWNPVRHPDRASGRMGDMTEIDGMGTERAVCVLAPNPSAMTLDGTNTWIIAEPGSDEAVVVDPGPKDGKHLKRVLDIVEAQGRRVGLVLLTHGHPDHSAGAGKFAKLAGGSVKVRALDPKHRLGDEGLGEGDVVTTGGLELRIMETPGHSDDSLTFWLPADGAVLTGDTVLGYGTTVLEGSLGDYLGSLDRLRRFAADVEAATILPGHGPRLDDPIAVLDHYIDHRRERLAQVEAAVAAGARTAREVVERVYADVDKALWPAAEWSVQSQLDYLDSR, from the coding sequence ATGCCCCGTTCGCAGGCCGTCATGTGGCGGCTGGCCGGGACGTCGGCGCTGCGGCACCTCGACCGCCTCGGCTGGAACCCGGTCCGCCACCCCGATCGGGCCTCGGGCAGGATGGGAGATATGACGGAGATCGACGGGATGGGTACCGAACGGGCGGTCTGCGTGCTCGCCCCGAACCCGTCCGCCATGACCCTGGACGGCACGAACACCTGGATCATCGCCGAGCCCGGGTCGGACGAGGCCGTCGTCGTCGATCCCGGGCCGAAGGACGGCAAGCACCTCAAGCGCGTCCTGGACATCGTCGAGGCCCAGGGCCGGCGCGTCGGGCTCGTCCTGCTCACGCACGGCCACCCCGACCACTCGGCCGGGGCGGGGAAGTTCGCGAAGCTGGCCGGCGGATCCGTCAAGGTGCGGGCGCTGGACCCGAAGCACCGGCTCGGCGACGAGGGGCTCGGGGAGGGCGATGTCGTCACCACGGGCGGCCTGGAGCTGCGGATCATGGAGACGCCGGGCCACAGCGACGACTCGCTGACGTTCTGGCTGCCGGCGGACGGCGCCGTCCTCACCGGCGACACCGTCCTCGGGTACGGGACGACCGTGCTGGAGGGGAGTCTCGGCGACTACCTCGGCTCGCTGGACCGGCTCCGCAGGTTCGCCGCCGACGTCGAGGCCGCCACGATCCTCCCCGGTCACGGGCCCAGGCTGGACGACCCGATCGCCGTCCTCGACCACTACATCGACCATCGCCGCGAGCGCCTCGCGCAGGTCGAGGCGGCCGTCGCGGCGGGCGCCCGCACGGCTCGGGAGGTCGTCGAACGCGTGTACGCCGACGTCGACAAGGCGCTCTGGCCCGCCGCCGAATGGTCGGTCCAGTCGCAGCTCGACTACCTCGACTCCCGCTGA
- a CDS encoding NUDIX hydrolase, which yields MGTVNGLKLPASFRDRIEDIRAGRAEPVPARDAATVVVLRDHDKHGLQAFMLRRVRSMAFAPGAYVFPGGSVDPRDGEAELAWCGPPPAEWGGAFKAGETLARELVCAAVRETFEETLVLLAGPTSGTVVDDTRGDDWEADRQALLDRSQSFGGFLDRRGLVLRADLLRPWAHWITPAIEPKRYDTRFFVAAMPDGQRARDVSTEADQVAWVRPAEAAERAVKGEWMMLPPTIATLAELAEFDTVADVLAAPREIVVHEPTAEIIDGEAYLVLPAGTERHYTQG from the coding sequence ATGGGCACTGTGAACGGGTTGAAGCTGCCGGCGAGTTTCCGGGATCGGATCGAGGACATCCGGGCGGGCCGGGCCGAGCCCGTTCCCGCCCGGGACGCGGCCACGGTCGTGGTGCTCCGGGACCATGACAAGCACGGGCTCCAGGCGTTCATGCTGCGGCGCGTCCGGTCGATGGCGTTCGCGCCGGGCGCGTACGTGTTCCCCGGCGGGTCGGTCGATCCGCGCGACGGCGAGGCCGAGCTCGCGTGGTGCGGGCCGCCCCCCGCCGAGTGGGGCGGGGCGTTCAAGGCGGGCGAGACGCTCGCCCGCGAGCTGGTGTGCGCGGCGGTCCGCGAGACGTTCGAGGAGACGCTCGTCCTGCTGGCCGGGCCGACGAGCGGCACGGTCGTGGACGACACGCGCGGCGACGACTGGGAGGCCGACCGCCAGGCGCTGCTGGACCGTTCCCAGTCGTTCGGCGGCTTCCTCGACCGGCGCGGCCTGGTGCTGCGCGCCGACCTGCTGCGCCCGTGGGCGCACTGGATCACCCCGGCGATCGAGCCGAAGCGCTACGACACCCGGTTCTTCGTCGCCGCGATGCCGGACGGGCAGCGGGCCAGGGACGTCAGCACCGAGGCCGACCAGGTCGCCTGGGTACGTCCGGCGGAGGCGGCCGAGCGGGCGGTGAAGGGCGAGTGGATGATGCTGCCGCCGACGATCGCGACGCTGGCGGAGCTGGCCGAGTTCGACACGGTCGCGGACGTGCTGGCCGCGCCGCGCGAGATCGTCGTCCACGAGCCCACGGCGGAGATCATCGACGGTGAGGCGTACCTCGTGCTGCCCGCGGGCACCGAGCGGCACTACACGCAGGGCTGA
- a CDS encoding RidA family protein yields the protein MSTPEERIRELGIELPEVVPPVASYVPTARTGSLVYTAGQVPMVKGKLGVTGKVGAEVDPEEAARQARICALNAIAALKAEVGELSRVVRIVKVVGFVASAPDFHGQPQVVNGASDLLAEVFGDAGKHARSAVGVAVLPHDVPVEVELIAEVQ from the coding sequence ATGAGCACGCCCGAAGAGCGGATCCGCGAGCTGGGGATCGAGCTGCCGGAGGTCGTCCCGCCGGTGGCTTCGTACGTGCCGACGGCGCGGACGGGCTCGCTGGTCTACACGGCGGGCCAGGTGCCGATGGTGAAGGGCAAGCTGGGCGTCACCGGGAAGGTGGGCGCCGAGGTCGACCCGGAGGAGGCCGCCCGGCAGGCGCGGATCTGCGCGCTGAACGCGATCGCGGCGCTCAAGGCCGAGGTCGGCGAGCTGTCGCGGGTGGTGCGGATCGTGAAGGTCGTCGGGTTCGTCGCGAGCGCCCCGGACTTCCACGGGCAGCCGCAGGTGGTCAACGGGGCGAGCGACCTGCTGGCCGAGGTGTTCGGGGACGCGGGCAAGCACGCGCGCAGCGCGGTGGGCGTCGCGGTCCTGCCGCACGACGTGCCGGTCGAGGTGGAGCTCATCGCCGAGGTCCAGTAG
- a CDS encoding DUF4177 domain-containing protein produces the protein MKKWEYATVPLLVHATKQILDNWGQDGWELVTVLPGPNPENLVAYFKREVQS, from the coding sequence ATGAAGAAGTGGGAGTACGCGACCGTTCCGCTGCTGGTGCACGCGACCAAGCAGATCCTTGACAACTGGGGCCAGGACGGGTGGGAGCTCGTGACCGTCCTGCCGGGGCCGAACCCGGAGAACCTGGTGGCCTACTTCAAGCGCGAAGTGCAGTCGTAG